A region of Paenibacillus sp. JNUCC-31 DNA encodes the following proteins:
- a CDS encoding EAL domain-containing protein, with protein MELVFLSYIIATLASYAALDLAGRLSLANGMSRNVWLTCGAVSMGLGIWSMHFVGMLAFVLPMHVSYSTDEVVLSVLLAIIASGVALNIAGQQSGKISKLLIAGLLMTAGISSMHYVGMAAMSIPITYEPGIVMLSILIAALASFAALWLMFYFRQRQSRYTWIYKMGSGLIMGLGISGMHYTGMSAAQFHSAHGTMAGSIMQIEPSILAYLIAAGTFIALGLTLFGIFINQRLSQKDRRIRENEQWYQALYDNHSDAIISVDKQGAVKGINAAVTRITGYQEKEVIHRSIDEITQHVEIYWTSETHGVLWDDDSRDQQHFMGKMKNVQGNDLDLSITVVPVLIDGKHQGSHILIKDVTEEKQAQESIRHQALHDPLTGLPNRRKLDEVLEETIHASAVTGSSFAVMVMDIDRFKMINDSLGHSVGDLFLREVSGRIMSAIQESGPQAEDNVMLARMGGDEFTLVVTNEQGSEERVAELAKQIVGAIQLPYRLKENDFYVTASIGMAMYPVHGTEPDALMKHADSAMYEVKKNGKNGYQFYTAQLNSELYERIELEGYLRKALERDEMVLYYQPQIRTEDSQMIGVEALIRWNHPLKGVLAPNVFIPIAEETGMIYEIGNWTLREACRQMKLWHASGGPLIPVSVNLSSQQFHQSNLVEQVKNALAETGLDATYLELEITESMMMDASVSTSILNELTALGVKISLDDFGTGYSSLSYLKHFPIHKLKIDRSFVTDITDSRSDQAIVATIISMAQHLKMDVIAEGIETKGQLDILMQNDCREIQGYYFSRPLPAHEVEHDFFVPLRLQGTPTLL; from the coding sequence TTGGAACTGGTTTTTTTATCTTACATTATTGCAACGCTTGCTTCTTATGCAGCACTTGACCTAGCAGGCCGGTTGAGTCTGGCGAATGGCATGTCCCGGAATGTGTGGCTTACTTGCGGGGCAGTCTCCATGGGTTTGGGGATATGGTCCATGCATTTTGTGGGCATGTTGGCTTTTGTTCTTCCCATGCATGTGTCCTATTCCACTGATGAGGTCGTTCTATCCGTTCTGCTTGCAATCATCGCATCTGGTGTAGCGTTAAATATTGCAGGTCAACAATCGGGGAAGATAAGCAAGCTCCTGATTGCGGGATTGCTCATGACTGCAGGCATAAGCAGTATGCATTATGTGGGAATGGCTGCCATGTCCATTCCGATTACGTATGAGCCAGGCATAGTGATGTTGTCTATTCTGATTGCAGCGTTGGCTTCATTTGCTGCTTTGTGGCTCATGTTTTACTTTCGGCAGCGTCAGTCACGATATACATGGATATACAAGATGGGTAGTGGACTCATTATGGGTCTGGGAATTTCGGGAATGCATTATACGGGAATGTCGGCCGCTCAATTTCATAGTGCACATGGCACAATGGCAGGTTCGATCATGCAGATTGAACCGTCCATACTGGCGTATCTGATCGCAGCAGGCACCTTTATAGCATTGGGATTGACCTTGTTCGGTATATTTATTAATCAGCGCCTGTCTCAGAAAGACCGGCGTATTCGTGAAAATGAACAGTGGTATCAGGCTCTGTACGACAACCATTCGGATGCTATCATTTCGGTGGACAAGCAGGGTGCTGTCAAGGGAATTAATGCTGCTGTCACACGAATTACAGGCTACCAGGAGAAAGAGGTTATTCATCGTTCGATCGATGAGATTACACAGCATGTGGAAATATATTGGACAAGTGAAACGCATGGTGTGTTATGGGATGATGATAGCCGCGACCAGCAGCATTTTATGGGGAAGATGAAAAATGTCCAGGGTAATGATCTTGATCTGAGTATTACCGTTGTACCCGTACTAATCGATGGCAAACATCAGGGCAGCCACATTCTGATTAAAGATGTAACCGAGGAGAAGCAGGCTCAGGAAAGCATACGTCACCAGGCTCTGCACGATCCGCTCACGGGATTGCCGAACCGTCGCAAACTGGACGAGGTATTGGAAGAAACAATTCATGCTTCCGCGGTAACAGGTAGCTCATTTGCTGTTATGGTAATGGATATCGACCGCTTCAAAATGATTAATGACTCATTGGGGCATTCCGTAGGTGATTTGTTCCTAAGAGAAGTGAGTGGCAGAATTATGAGTGCCATACAGGAATCCGGTCCCCAAGCTGAAGATAATGTCATGCTTGCTCGTATGGGAGGCGACGAGTTCACATTGGTTGTAACCAATGAGCAAGGATCGGAGGAACGGGTAGCTGAGCTTGCGAAACAGATTGTCGGAGCCATTCAGTTGCCCTATCGTTTAAAGGAAAATGATTTTTACGTTACAGCCAGTATTGGAATGGCCATGTATCCTGTTCATGGAACAGAACCAGACGCTCTGATGAAACATGCGGATTCTGCCATGTATGAAGTCAAGAAAAACGGTAAAAACGGTTATCAGTTCTATACCGCCCAACTGAATTCAGAATTATATGAACGAATTGAACTGGAGGGTTATTTGCGTAAAGCACTGGAACGGGATGAGATGGTCCTGTACTACCAGCCCCAGATTCGGACAGAAGACAGCCAGATGATCGGTGTAGAGGCGTTGATACGCTGGAATCATCCACTTAAGGGTGTTCTGGCTCCGAATGTGTTCATTCCGATTGCAGAAGAGACCGGCATGATTTACGAAATCGGGAATTGGACGCTGCGGGAAGCATGCCGACAGATGAAACTTTGGCACGCCAGTGGGGGACCATTGATTCCGGTATCGGTTAACTTGTCCAGCCAGCAGTTTCATCAGTCGAACCTGGTGGAGCAGGTCAAAAATGCACTCGCGGAGACGGGACTTGATGCCACTTATCTGGAACTGGAGATTACCGAGAGTATGATGATGGACGCATCCGTATCTACGAGTATTCTAAATGAGCTTACAGCACTCGGGGTCAAAATCAGCCTGGATGATTTCGGGACGGGGTACAGCTCGCTGAGTTATTTGAAGCATTTCCCCATTCACAAGCTGAAGATTGACCGTTCATTCGTGACAGACATTACCGATAGTCGGAGTGATCAGGCCATTGTGGCGACAATCATATCGATGGCTCAGCATTTGAAGATGGACGTGATTGCCGAAGGGATCGAAACCAAAGGACAGCTCGATATTCTAATGCAAAATGATTGCCGCGAAATCCAGGGATATTATTTCAGTCGTCCATTGCCAGCCCATGAAGTGGAACATGACTTTTTCGTGCCGCTGCGCCTGCAGGGAACGCCAACCCTTCTCTAA
- a CDS encoding endo-1,4-beta-xylanase → MHMRKWWSLGLAAVLLFSLLPGLGTGGARAQAAADVKTGEGDQALFEAQFEDGILGKWRARASEKLEIVTGVGHDSTRSLRTSSRTETFHGPLIEVLDHVQKGSTVHISFWAMYDEGPDSQVINGSLEKEYNKDASSLEYATFASATLNKGQWKKIEADVVIPGENSGITGFRMYAETPWKKSEEVTPADTISFYIDDVLITVAEKIEIEPNIPNLVDIVGQNYALGAAIDQSALDPEDQHSRLLTKHFNSITAGNFMKMDAMQPQEGQFVWSEADRLVNFAEANDMEIRGHTLLWHSQVPDWFFTDPNDASKPATREQLLARMKTHIQTIVTRYKGKVHTWDVVNEVISDGGGLRNQASGSKWRDIIGDVDGDGDDSDYIELAFRYAREADPDAVLVINDYGLEGSASKLNDMVKLVEKLLAKGTPIDAVGFQMHVSMYGPDVKLIREAFNKVAALGVNVQVTELDVSIYSNSSEQEMPVTDELMLQQAYRYRELFDLFDELGKRGVMDSVTVWGLADDGTWLDNHPVKGRKDAPLLFDRKLKAKPAYWALVDPATLPIYRNEWTALKASPSFPDRKGQEDVLWGAVKGIDINHLAEGTSEVTGEARMLWDTKKMNLRVEVKDTTHRKGDQVQVFLAEDTKDTGAAASGDVSLAEKKHPSPANGQYTFKREGSKGKDKNVYSVQETKTGYVVYASLPLSVALLTEGQVLSLDYRITDEYAAGQTATIVWNDISNQQPDKPVNRGKLKLGSDLKQTKVTYGKPVVDAKKEGIWKKAASVKTDVWVIGDSGATATAQLLWDENYLYVFADVKDPLLSKVSKNAHEQDSVEMFIDPNHNQTTYYQEDDAQYRVNFDNESSFGGNALKEQFKSATRLTSGGYVIEAAIPLDHVPSGKNPWIGFDLQVNNDHAGNGQRSSVSIWSDRSGNSYQNTSGFGNLFLVQK, encoded by the coding sequence ATGCATATGAGAAAATGGTGGAGTTTGGGGTTGGCTGCTGTACTGCTCTTCAGTCTGTTGCCGGGTTTAGGTACAGGAGGGGCACGTGCTCAGGCAGCTGCGGACGTTAAAACAGGAGAGGGTGATCAAGCGCTGTTTGAGGCCCAGTTTGAAGACGGTATATTGGGAAAATGGCGTGCACGCGCGAGTGAGAAGCTCGAAATTGTGACAGGAGTGGGTCACGACAGTACACGAAGTCTGAGAACCTCATCTCGTACCGAAACATTCCATGGACCCTTAATTGAGGTGCTGGACCATGTACAGAAGGGCAGCACGGTTCATATTTCATTTTGGGCCATGTACGATGAGGGGCCTGACAGTCAGGTCATTAACGGCTCATTGGAGAAAGAATACAATAAAGACGCTTCGAGTCTTGAATATGCCACGTTTGCCTCCGCTACCCTGAACAAAGGACAATGGAAAAAAATCGAGGCCGATGTGGTCATCCCTGGGGAGAATAGCGGCATCACCGGATTCCGGATGTATGCAGAGACCCCATGGAAGAAGTCAGAGGAAGTGACGCCGGCAGATACGATTTCTTTTTACATCGATGATGTTCTGATTACGGTGGCCGAGAAAATTGAAATTGAGCCGAATATTCCGAACCTGGTCGATATCGTGGGACAAAATTATGCGCTGGGGGCTGCAATCGACCAGTCTGCACTGGACCCGGAAGACCAGCATTCCCGGTTGTTGACAAAGCATTTTAACAGTATTACGGCAGGCAATTTTATGAAAATGGATGCGATGCAACCTCAGGAAGGACAGTTTGTCTGGTCAGAAGCGGATCGGCTGGTGAATTTTGCCGAAGCCAATGACATGGAGATCAGAGGTCATACGCTGTTATGGCATAGTCAGGTACCGGATTGGTTCTTTACTGATCCGAATGATGCATCGAAACCTGCCACGCGGGAACAGTTGCTTGCGCGGATGAAAACCCATATTCAGACCATCGTGACCCGGTACAAAGGAAAGGTTCATACATGGGATGTCGTTAATGAAGTCATCTCGGACGGAGGCGGCTTGCGTAATCAGGCAAGTGGTTCCAAGTGGAGAGACATCATTGGGGATGTGGACGGTGATGGAGATGACAGTGATTACATTGAGCTGGCTTTCCGATATGCCCGCGAGGCTGATCCGGATGCCGTACTGGTGATTAATGACTATGGATTGGAGGGCAGTGCAAGCAAGCTGAATGATATGGTGAAGCTTGTAGAGAAACTGCTGGCTAAAGGCACACCGATTGACGCGGTTGGATTCCAGATGCATGTGTCCATGTACGGACCGGATGTGAAGCTGATTCGCGAGGCTTTTAACAAAGTTGCCGCTCTTGGTGTGAATGTACAGGTTACAGAGCTGGACGTTTCGATCTATTCAAATTCTTCCGAGCAGGAGATGCCCGTTACGGATGAATTAATGCTGCAGCAGGCCTATCGTTATCGTGAATTATTTGACCTGTTCGATGAGTTGGGAAAACGTGGAGTAATGGACAGTGTTACAGTCTGGGGACTTGCAGATGATGGTACATGGCTTGACAACCATCCAGTCAAAGGACGCAAAGATGCACCGTTGCTGTTTGATCGAAAGCTGAAAGCGAAACCGGCTTATTGGGCATTGGTGGACCCTGCCACCCTTCCAATCTACCGTAATGAATGGACAGCGCTTAAAGCCAGCCCTTCTTTCCCGGATCGCAAAGGACAGGAAGATGTTCTCTGGGGCGCTGTGAAAGGGATTGATATTAATCATCTCGCAGAGGGTACATCAGAAGTTACCGGTGAAGCTAGAATGCTGTGGGATACCAAAAAGATGAATTTGCGAGTGGAAGTGAAGGATACCACACATCGCAAAGGTGATCAGGTGCAGGTGTTCCTTGCGGAAGACACAAAAGATACAGGCGCTGCAGCCTCTGGAGATGTTTCACTTGCCGAGAAGAAACATCCATCGCCTGCGAATGGTCAGTATACGTTCAAACGTGAGGGCAGCAAAGGCAAGGATAAGAATGTATACAGCGTACAGGAGACAAAAACGGGTTATGTCGTATATGCATCACTGCCTTTATCAGTCGCTTTACTTACCGAAGGACAGGTACTGTCCCTGGATTACCGAATTACGGATGAGTATGCTGCTGGACAGACAGCGACCATTGTTTGGAATGATATTTCCAACCAGCAGCCCGATAAACCCGTCAATCGGGGGAAATTGAAGCTGGGTTCTGACTTGAAGCAAACCAAGGTCACATATGGCAAACCCGTAGTAGATGCGAAAAAGGAAGGCATCTGGAAGAAGGCAGCGTCAGTTAAGACCGATGTCTGGGTGATTGGGGATTCTGGCGCAACGGCAACTGCTCAGTTGTTATGGGATGAGAATTATCTGTATGTATTTGCAGATGTCAAAGATCCGTTATTGAGTAAAGTGAGCAAAAATGCACATGAGCAGGACTCTGTCGAAATGTTTATCGACCCCAACCACAATCAGACCACCTATTATCAGGAGGATGACGCGCAGTACCGGGTTAACTTTGATAATGAATCTTCCTTTGGAGGAAATGCCTTGAAGGAGCAATTCAAGTCGGCTACCCGACTGACAAGTGGAGGATACGTTATCGAGGCGGCGATTCCTTTGGATCATGTCCCTTCAGGTAAGAATCCATGGATTGGATTTGACCTGCAGGTGAACAACGATCATGCCGGGAATGGTCAACGGAGCAGTGTATCGATCTGGAGTGATCGATCAGGCAACTCCTATCAAAATACATCTGGCTTTGGCAATTTGTTCCTGGTTCAAAAATAG
- the yhbH gene encoding sporulation protein YhbH: protein MSNSHQPYSFVVSREDWSLHRKGYQDQQRHQQKVKDVIKQNLPDLITEENIIMSDGKQIIKVPIRSLDEYRFVYNYQKQKHVGQGDGDSQVGDVIGRDPASQKPGKGEKAGDQPGHDIVEAEVSIEELEDMLFSELELPDLKQKDKDQIETHTVVFNDIRKKGMQSNIDKKRTILENLRRNATTGNPGIHHISPDDLRYKTWEDKIIPQSNAVIIAMMDTSGSMGSFEKYCARSFFFWMTRFLRRQYEKVEIVFLAHHTEAKEVTEEEFFTRGESGGTICSSVYMKALDIIDSRYPPSSYNIYPFHFSDGDNLTSDNERCVKLIGELMKRSNMFGYGEVNQYNRSSTLMSAYRHIKIDQFMYYVIKEKGEVYKALRSFFQKREGGSVG from the coding sequence ATGTCAAATTCACACCAGCCTTACTCGTTCGTCGTATCTCGGGAAGATTGGTCGCTTCACCGCAAAGGGTACCAGGACCAGCAACGCCATCAGCAAAAGGTTAAAGATGTCATCAAACAGAATCTGCCTGATCTGATTACCGAAGAGAACATCATTATGTCTGATGGAAAACAAATCATTAAGGTACCAATCCGCAGTCTGGATGAGTACCGTTTTGTGTATAATTACCAAAAGCAAAAACATGTGGGTCAAGGAGATGGTGACAGTCAGGTCGGAGATGTCATCGGACGTGATCCCGCTTCACAGAAACCAGGAAAAGGTGAAAAGGCCGGAGACCAGCCTGGGCATGACATCGTCGAAGCCGAGGTGAGTATCGAGGAATTGGAAGATATGCTTTTCTCCGAACTGGAACTTCCGGATCTGAAACAAAAAGACAAGGATCAGATCGAGACACATACTGTTGTTTTCAACGATATCCGCAAAAAAGGCATGCAGTCCAATATTGACAAGAAACGTACCATTCTGGAGAATTTGCGTCGCAATGCTACAACAGGCAATCCAGGCATTCACCATATCAGTCCGGATGATCTGCGTTACAAGACGTGGGAAGACAAAATCATTCCTCAGTCCAATGCGGTCATCATCGCCATGATGGACACTTCCGGGTCCATGGGTTCTTTTGAAAAATATTGCGCCCGCAGCTTTTTCTTCTGGATGACCCGTTTCCTGCGCCGCCAGTATGAAAAAGTCGAGATTGTTTTCCTCGCACATCATACCGAGGCCAAAGAAGTGACTGAAGAGGAATTTTTCACTCGCGGCGAAAGTGGGGGTACCATCTGCTCCTCTGTATATATGAAAGCATTGGATATTATTGACAGTCGTTATCCCCCTTCCAGCTACAACATTTACCCTTTCCACTTCTCCGACGGGGATAACCTGACCTCGGATAATGAGCGGTGTGTCAAACTGATTGGTGAGTTAATGAAGCGCAGCAACATGTTTGGATATGGCGAGGTGAACCAGTACAATCGCAGCAGTACACTGATGTCCGCCTATCGCCATATCAAGATCGACCAGTTCATGTATTATGTGATCAAAGAAAAAGGCGAAGTGTACAAAGCTTTGCGCAGCTTTTTCCAAAAACGCGAAGGAGGCAGCGTAGGATGA
- a CDS encoding SpoVR family protein, translated as MTDEIRDLEYAIAEIMEIADGFGLDYYPMRYEICPADIIYTFGAYGMPTRFSHWSFGKTFHKMKMQYDFGLSKIYELVINSNPCYAFLLDGNSLIQNKLIVAHVLAHCDFFKNNARFSKSNRNMVESMAATADRISNYEMEYGTEAVEAFIDAVIAIQEHVDPQLIKPRHLDKQRYMEMKMREQRGEKAPRPDGPYDDLWSLDDVRTEETPAEGIQVHHFPPEPEKDVMWFIQEFSEVLTDWQRDIMSMMREEMLYFWPQMETKIMNEGWASYWHQRIIRELDLNSEDTIEFAKLNSSVVQPSKQSLNPYYLGLKIFEDIERRWDNPSREEQERWGRIPGQGRAKMFEVREFDSDTSFIRNYMTKQLTEDLDLYVFEKKGPDWKITDKSWENIRDQLVFSRINGGSPYLVVQDADYLRTGELVLKHQYEGIELDLKYMERTLPYLYRLWGRTVHVETRVEDKPIWFTYDGKKHHRKFL; from the coding sequence ATGACAGATGAAATCCGCGATCTTGAATACGCCATTGCTGAAATTATGGAGATTGCCGATGGATTTGGCCTCGATTATTATCCAATGCGTTATGAAATATGCCCGGCAGACATTATTTACACCTTTGGGGCTTACGGGATGCCAACCCGGTTCAGTCACTGGAGCTTCGGGAAAACTTTTCATAAAATGAAAATGCAATATGATTTTGGACTCAGTAAAATCTATGAGCTTGTCATTAATTCGAATCCTTGTTACGCCTTCCTGCTGGATGGCAACTCGCTGATCCAGAACAAACTGATTGTCGCACACGTGCTCGCGCACTGTGATTTTTTCAAAAACAATGCCCGGTTTTCCAAATCCAATCGCAATATGGTCGAAAGCATGGCGGCCACCGCTGATCGGATCAGTAACTATGAGATGGAATATGGAACAGAGGCCGTTGAAGCGTTCATCGATGCGGTCATCGCCATTCAGGAACATGTCGATCCCCAACTGATTAAACCCCGCCATTTGGACAAACAACGTTATATGGAGATGAAAATGCGGGAACAGCGCGGGGAGAAAGCACCAAGACCGGATGGACCCTATGATGATCTGTGGTCACTGGATGATGTACGGACCGAAGAAACACCTGCAGAAGGAATTCAGGTGCATCACTTCCCGCCTGAACCGGAAAAAGACGTCATGTGGTTTATTCAGGAATTTTCCGAAGTGTTAACGGATTGGCAGCGGGATATTATGAGCATGATGCGTGAGGAAATGTTATACTTCTGGCCACAGATGGAAACCAAGATCATGAATGAAGGCTGGGCCTCCTACTGGCATCAACGCATTATACGCGAACTCGATCTGAACAGTGAGGATACGATTGAATTCGCCAAACTGAACTCCTCCGTCGTGCAGCCATCCAAGCAAAGTCTGAATCCCTATTATTTGGGACTGAAAATTTTCGAGGATATTGAACGTCGTTGGGATAACCCCTCCCGGGAGGAACAGGAACGTTGGGGCCGCATACCAGGCCAAGGTCGTGCCAAAATGTTCGAGGTGCGCGAATTCGATTCCGATACCTCGTTTATCCGCAATTACATGACCAAACAATTAACCGAAGACCTCGACCTATATGTATTCGAGAAAAAAGGCCCGGACTGGAAAATTACCGACAAGTCCTGGGAAAACATACGGGATCAACTTGTATTTTCACGCATCAACGGTGGTTCTCCATATCTGGTCGTTCAGGATGCCGACTATCTGCGGACAGGAGAACTCGTGCTCAAACATCAATATGAAGGCATCGAGCTGGATCTGAAATATATGGAACGGACCCTTCCCTATCTGTATCGCCTTTGGGGGCGTACCGTCCATGTGGAAACAAGGGTCGAAGATAAACCGATCTGGTTCACATATGATGGCAAGAAGCACCATCGCAAATTTTTATAA
- a CDS encoding MFS transporter, protein MDNRAVKAWIMYDWANSAYATTVLAAVLPVFYASVAAATLDADTAASYLAYTHSIGMLCVALLTPLLGTLADLSGRKGDFLRVFSIIGIIATLGFSFIGEGDYILASALLVISTIGFAGGNTFYDAMLPDLVSPDRRDLISSKGYAYGYMGGGLLLAVNLLMIQQPGWFGMGSTLAGTRLAFISVALWWLVFSIPIFRHAERRPAAPDMPGSWKGSARVGMRRLRQTFSQIRRFPQLMRMLVAFWFFNDGINTIILMATIYGTSIGIGTADLMLALLLTQFIGYPCTLMMGAWAQRSGAKRILMVSLSIYICIVILGYFMTDAIHFYLLAGLVGVVQGISQSTARSLFSNLMPAGRTGEYFGFVNITGKFSSIFGPFVFGWVGQITGSTRWGLLSLIFFFVAGIAVLLTVKVQQGMSDATQADQADDEDRKHRISSKGSEVSSIG, encoded by the coding sequence TTGGATAATCGGGCAGTTAAGGCATGGATTATGTATGATTGGGCCAACTCGGCCTATGCGACGACAGTTCTTGCGGCCGTTCTTCCCGTCTTCTATGCTTCAGTGGCCGCCGCCACCCTGGATGCAGATACTGCCGCATCGTATCTGGCGTATACACATTCCATTGGCATGTTATGCGTAGCGCTGTTAACACCCTTGCTGGGAACTTTAGCAGATTTATCGGGACGCAAGGGCGACTTTTTGCGAGTGTTCTCCATCATTGGCATCATCGCTACGCTCGGGTTCAGCTTTATCGGAGAGGGCGACTATATACTGGCTTCTGCTCTGCTGGTCATTTCAACGATCGGTTTTGCGGGGGGCAATACCTTCTACGATGCGATGCTGCCTGATCTGGTATCCCCCGACCGAAGGGACTTGATCTCATCCAAAGGGTATGCCTATGGTTATATGGGGGGCGGGTTGCTGCTTGCAGTCAATCTGCTGATGATTCAACAGCCCGGTTGGTTTGGAATGGGCAGTACACTTGCCGGAACAAGACTTGCCTTTATCTCTGTCGCGCTGTGGTGGCTGGTGTTCTCCATTCCTATATTTCGCCATGCTGAGCGTCGGCCTGCTGCACCGGATATGCCCGGTTCGTGGAAAGGATCTGCGAGGGTGGGCATGCGCAGACTTCGCCAAACCTTTAGTCAGATCCGGCGTTTTCCCCAATTGATGCGTATGTTGGTCGCTTTCTGGTTTTTTAACGACGGAATCAATACGATTATCCTGATGGCAACGATCTATGGCACAAGCATTGGGATTGGGACCGCCGATCTGATGTTAGCTTTACTGCTTACCCAGTTTATCGGTTACCCTTGCACGTTGATGATGGGTGCATGGGCACAACGTTCGGGAGCGAAGCGAATATTAATGGTGAGCTTGTCCATCTACATATGCATCGTGATCTTGGGCTATTTTATGACGGATGCCATTCATTTCTATCTGCTTGCCGGACTGGTAGGTGTAGTACAGGGCATAAGTCAATCGACAGCTCGTTCCCTGTTCAGTAATCTGATGCCTGCCGGCAGAACAGGAGAGTATTTTGGGTTCGTCAATATTACCGGGAAATTTTCTTCCATTTTTGGACCGTTTGTATTTGGGTGGGTAGGTCAAATCACAGGTTCAACCCGGTGGGGCCTTCTGTCTCTAATTTTCTTTTTCGTTGCAGGAATTGCAGTATTGTTGACCGTCAAGGTTCAGCAGGGAATGTCCGATGCTACTCAGGCAGATCAGGCAGATGACGAGGATCGGAAGCATCGTATTTCATCAAAAGGCTCAGAAGTAAGTTCAATTGGATAA